In the Deinococcus carri genome, one interval contains:
- a CDS encoding DUF7352 domain-containing protein → MKVFYDTEFIEDGNTIDLISIGVVAEDGRELYLINNECDWERANDWVKEHVISKLTPRPENFVSREEIKARLLRFLGYHTQREWYEEQHGRPLALDFFEAHGIDPSQLAPPREKLELWGYYSAYDHVVLCQLFGPMIDLPKGMPMYTRDIKQWCVALGDPKLPEQGKGEHNALADARWNRQAWEFLRDFQAGPPRSSPSPEEADERPRHVIFKYSLSHGPGQVLELPQGATPVHVDVQGDTLQLWVRQPQCPEGGTTPRTFRVVATGQPFPATAHHIGTCQQGPYVWHVVELTDVTVVYEDGVMTDWYRS, encoded by the coding sequence GTGAAGGTCTTCTACGACACGGAATTCATTGAGGACGGCAACACCATCGACCTCATCAGCATCGGCGTCGTTGCCGAGGATGGCCGCGAGCTGTACCTCATCAACAACGAGTGCGACTGGGAGCGGGCCAACGACTGGGTCAAAGAACATGTCATCAGCAAGCTCACGCCCAGGCCGGAGAATTTTGTGAGCCGGGAGGAGATCAAGGCACGTCTGTTGCGCTTCCTGGGCTACCACACACAGCGGGAATGGTACGAGGAGCAGCACGGGAGGCCGCTGGCGCTCGACTTCTTCGAGGCGCACGGCATTGACCCGAGCCAACTCGCACCGCCCCGCGAGAAGCTCGAGTTGTGGGGCTACTACAGCGCCTACGACCACGTGGTCCTCTGTCAACTTTTCGGGCCGATGATTGACCTGCCGAAGGGCATGCCCATGTACACCCGCGACATCAAGCAATGGTGCGTGGCCCTGGGCGACCCCAAGCTGCCCGAGCAGGGCAAGGGTGAACACAACGCGCTGGCCGACGCGAGATGGAACCGGCAGGCTTGGGAGTTCCTGCGGGACTTTCAGGCGGGTCCACCTCGCAGCAGCCCCAGCCCTGAAGAGGCCGATGAACGTCCGCGGCACGTCATCTTCAAGTACTCCCTATCCCACGGGCCGGGCCAGGTGCTGGAACTGCCCCAGGGGGCCACCCCCGTCCACGTGGACGTCCAGGGGGACACGCTGCAACTGTGGGTGAGGCAGCCGCAGTGCCCGGAGGGCGGCACGACCCCTCGCACCTTCCGCGTCGTGGCCACCGGCCAGCCCTTCCCGGCCACGGCACACCACATCGGCACCTGCCAGCAGGGACCTTATGTCTGGCACGTCGTGGAGCTGACGGACGTCACGGTCGTATACGAGGACGGCGTCATGACGGACTGGTACCGCTCGTGA
- a CDS encoding DUF3440 domain-containing protein has translation MDPLTSEQPLAEIAAPHPGLKPYRYNPKNSRLKSHFVDQDVLTLARERMRVLFDRFDHVSVSFSGGKDSTIVLNLALEVARERSRPLHVVFYDEECIYSENVAYVRRVAADPLVKLDWYCVPVKHRNACSSESPVWYPWAPEDRDVWVRDLPPAAITEVPGYDHHDVEKRLSIPELSGLLFPPSLGNVVQLLGIRADESLIRRAAVSRRAVDNYIIKDSGGYGGANDVQHAGNVWKAYPIYDWRTEDVWLAPKLMGWDYCRVYDLLDKMGFTPGKQRLAPPFGEEPIQRLDQYHECEPELWDRMVYRVPGAATAKRYSRTELYAFGEIPDKPPGLTYEAWLRDLVQANFPPKEQAQVSKAIRAHLRMHYRKTADDLAPNVDHPLTGYSWAFFVKMAMRGNFKQRRQPNIGRKSPDEFRKAHEKYCADLQRYQDELSEARALQGDAP, from the coding sequence GTGGACCCGCTGACGTCTGAGCAGCCCCTCGCGGAGATTGCAGCGCCCCACCCTGGCCTAAAGCCCTACCGGTACAACCCGAAGAACAGCCGCCTGAAGTCGCACTTCGTGGACCAGGACGTGCTCACCCTGGCCCGCGAACGGATGCGCGTCCTGTTCGACCGCTTCGACCACGTGAGCGTGAGCTTCAGCGGCGGCAAGGACAGCACCATCGTCCTCAACCTGGCGCTGGAGGTGGCCCGCGAGCGGAGCCGCCCACTGCATGTGGTGTTCTACGACGAGGAGTGCATCTACTCCGAGAACGTCGCCTACGTGCGCCGCGTGGCCGCCGACCCACTGGTGAAGCTCGACTGGTATTGCGTGCCGGTCAAGCACCGCAACGCCTGCTCCAGCGAGTCGCCGGTCTGGTACCCCTGGGCACCGGAAGACCGCGACGTGTGGGTGCGCGATCTGCCACCCGCGGCGATCACTGAGGTGCCAGGCTACGACCACCACGACGTGGAAAAGCGCCTCTCCATCCCGGAGCTGTCCGGCCTGCTGTTTCCCCCCAGCTTGGGGAACGTGGTGCAGCTTCTCGGCATCCGCGCCGACGAGAGCCTGATTCGCCGGGCCGCGGTGAGCCGCCGCGCGGTCGACAACTACATCATCAAGGACAGCGGCGGGTATGGCGGAGCGAACGACGTGCAGCACGCCGGGAACGTCTGGAAGGCCTACCCCATCTACGACTGGCGTACCGAGGACGTGTGGCTCGCGCCCAAGCTGATGGGCTGGGATTACTGCCGGGTCTACGACCTGCTGGACAAGATGGGCTTCACGCCCGGCAAGCAGCGCCTCGCGCCGCCCTTCGGTGAGGAACCCATACAGCGCCTCGACCAGTACCACGAGTGCGAACCCGAACTCTGGGACCGCATGGTCTACCGCGTCCCCGGCGCAGCCACCGCCAAACGCTACAGCCGCACCGAGCTGTACGCCTTCGGGGAGATTCCCGACAAGCCGCCCGGCCTCACCTACGAGGCCTGGCTGCGCGACCTGGTGCAGGCCAACTTCCCCCCGAAGGAACAGGCCCAGGTCAGCAAGGCGATTCGCGCCCACCTGCGGATGCACTACCGCAAGACAGCCGACGACTTGGCCCCAAATGTGGACCATCCGCTCACCGGGTACTCGTGGGCCTTCTTCGTGAAGATGGCCATGCGCGGGAACTTCAAACAGCGGCGGCAGCCCAACATCGGGCGCAAGTCGCCAGACGAGTTCCGGAAGGCGCACGAGAAGTACTGCGCCGACCTCCAGCGCTACCAGGACGAGCTGTCTGAAGCGCGCGCCCTCCAAGGAGACGCCCCATGA
- a CDS encoding ParB/RepB/Spo0J family partition protein encodes MKIGRDAQPLSRIEWVPRDDLHANGYNPNFVAKPELLLLKTSILEDGWTQPIVARPDGEIVDGFHRWTVSADPRIYAMTDGYVPVVRLLPPATGDQMLSTIRHNRARGEHGVLPMAGIVRRLIDEEGLTVPQVMERCGMEKEEVTRLYDRGGMTERGTGGRTRFSKGWTPK; translated from the coding sequence ATGAAAATCGGACGTGACGCACAGCCCCTCTCCCGAATCGAGTGGGTGCCACGCGACGACCTGCACGCGAACGGCTACAATCCCAATTTCGTCGCCAAGCCTGAGTTGCTGCTGCTGAAAACCAGCATCCTCGAAGACGGCTGGACCCAGCCCATCGTCGCCCGCCCTGACGGCGAGATTGTGGACGGCTTCCACCGCTGGACCGTCAGCGCTGACCCGCGCATCTACGCCATGACCGACGGGTACGTGCCGGTGGTGCGCCTGCTGCCGCCTGCGACCGGCGACCAGATGCTCAGCACCATCCGGCACAACCGGGCGCGGGGCGAGCACGGTGTGTTGCCAATGGCAGGCATCGTGCGCCGCCTGATCGACGAGGAAGGCCTGACCGTCCCCCAGGTGATGGAACGCTGCGGTATGGAGAAAGAAGAAGTCACCCGCCTCTATGACCGAGGCGGGATGACGGAGCGGGGCACGGGTGGCCGCACGCGGTTCAGCAAGGGGTGGACGCCGAAGTAA
- the terL gene encoding phage terminase large subunit: MARQRRDDWPEWLDDDVIFAELAERELSDRGELPEPEEVKPLTLREFVHEFWEVLEPGTPLAWGWALDAMCLHLEAAARREIKRLIINVPPGTMKSSLCNVFFPAWVWAEMDAGERFLAVAFNESLSLRDSMAMRRLVESPEYQERYSDQVRLTRDQNSKSQFDTTARGRRLVKSITAATGARANILLIDDPNNATEIHSRAHRRAINNAYDTSLSRRGADPKRYVQICIMQRLHEEDLTGHLIAKGGWEVLRLPEKYEPEHHTRTSIWEDPRTRPGELLFPEFRDEADYEQAALDLGSFGVAGQLQQRPVPVGGGIVKGWWWRYHAPAHLISRLPPIRVPVVAEDGSITEVEALVVPTPETFDLRLSSWDLAFKETKKSDFVVGQDWGSRAADFFLLDQVRGRWDYVRSKAEVQAFAERHPDIPEHLIEDKANGPAIMSDLRSVLPGLIAYEPEGSKESRVAAESSTIEAGNVYLPHPSIAPWVASEYLPEWAQFPNGANDDQIDPTTQALQRFKQKRRAKKPPAAARQRGWNGWTG; this comes from the coding sequence GTGGCGCGGCAAAGGCGTGACGACTGGCCGGAGTGGCTCGACGATGATGTGATTTTCGCGGAATTGGCCGAGCGGGAACTGTCCGACCGCGGCGAACTGCCTGAACCGGAAGAGGTGAAGCCCCTCACGCTGCGCGAATTCGTGCACGAGTTCTGGGAGGTTCTGGAACCGGGTACGCCCCTCGCCTGGGGCTGGGCGCTCGACGCCATGTGCCTGCACCTCGAAGCGGCGGCGCGGCGCGAAATCAAGCGCCTGATCATCAACGTCCCGCCCGGCACCATGAAGTCGTCGCTCTGTAACGTCTTCTTCCCCGCGTGGGTGTGGGCCGAGATGGACGCGGGCGAGCGGTTCCTCGCCGTGGCGTTCAACGAAAGCCTGAGCCTACGCGACAGCATGGCCATGCGCCGCCTCGTGGAGTCGCCGGAGTATCAGGAGCGGTACAGCGACCAGGTGCGGCTCACCCGGGACCAGAACAGCAAGAGCCAGTTCGACACCACGGCGCGCGGCCGCCGCCTGGTCAAGTCCATCACCGCGGCGACCGGCGCCCGCGCGAACATCCTTCTGATTGACGACCCGAACAACGCCACCGAGATTCACAGCCGGGCGCACCGCCGGGCCATCAACAACGCCTATGACACCAGCCTCAGCCGCCGCGGCGCGGACCCCAAGCGGTACGTGCAGATTTGCATCATGCAGCGCCTGCACGAAGAGGACCTGACCGGCCACCTGATAGCCAAGGGTGGCTGGGAGGTGCTGCGCCTCCCGGAGAAGTACGAGCCGGAACACCACACCAGAACGTCCATCTGGGAGGACCCTCGCACCCGGCCCGGCGAGCTGCTTTTCCCGGAGTTCCGCGACGAGGCCGACTACGAGCAGGCGGCCCTGGACCTCGGTTCCTTCGGCGTGGCCGGGCAGCTTCAGCAGCGGCCTGTGCCGGTGGGTGGCGGCATCGTGAAGGGCTGGTGGTGGCGGTACCACGCCCCTGCCCACCTCATCAGCCGTCTGCCGCCCATCCGGGTCCCCGTGGTGGCCGAGGACGGCAGCATCACGGAGGTGGAGGCACTGGTGGTGCCTACTCCAGAGACCTTCGACCTCCGGCTCAGCAGTTGGGACCTGGCTTTCAAGGAGACGAAGAAAAGCGACTTCGTGGTGGGGCAGGACTGGGGCAGTCGGGCAGCCGACTTCTTCCTGCTCGATCAGGTACGGGGGCGCTGGGACTACGTCCGCTCCAAGGCCGAGGTGCAGGCCTTCGCGGAGCGGCATCCCGACATCCCTGAACACCTGATCGAGGACAAGGCGAACGGCCCGGCCATCATGAGCGACCTGCGGAGTGTTCTGCCCGGCCTGATTGCCTACGAGCCTGAGGGCAGCAAGGAGAGTCGAGTGGCCGCAGAGAGCAGCACCATCGAGGCCGGAAACGTCTACCTGCCTCACCCGAGCATCGCACCCTGGGTGGCGAGCGAATACCTGCCGGAGTGGGCGCAGTTCCCCAACGGCGCGAACGATGACCAGATTGACCCCACGACGCAGGCCTTGCAGCGCTTCAAGCAGAAGCGGCGGGCCAAGAAGCCACCGGCTGCGGCCCGTCAGCGCGGCTGGAACGGCTGGACCGGCTGA
- a CDS encoding BrnT family toxin, with translation MEFHWDDANTEHIARHDVEPEEAEEAATDPRRLAAPAYRAQNGERRQAVTGKTEGGRILTVILTRRGDLFRVVTAREANPSERRAYRR, from the coding sequence ATGGAATTCCACTGGGACGACGCCAATACCGAGCACATCGCCCGGCACGACGTCGAACCGGAGGAAGCCGAGGAAGCGGCCACCGACCCCCGCCGCCTGGCCGCCCCCGCCTACCGTGCCCAGAACGGCGAGCGCCGTCAGGCCGTGACTGGCAAGACCGAAGGTGGCCGCATCCTCACCGTCATCCTCACCCGGCGCGGCGACCTCTTCCGCGTCGTGACCGCGCGGGAAGCCAACCCCAGCGAGCGCCGCGCCTACCGGAGGTAA
- a CDS encoding HNH endonuclease: MCGRACYRCRSVVQKAQAAGKGFNCSPACRAEYTKTLRGPKSAKYARVSVQCAHCGKHLERPANQVQAHGHQFCDRVCSGAWKKTHPSLPKKTAPSACLTCGKEFYAKPYAQRRGRGKYCSRSCYADSISLNNSGDNHPLWLGGGVEYRGPNWSKQRTEARKRDGNRCRNCNASARLHVHHIRPFRSFGYIVGVNDAYLAANELSNLITLCASCHRKAERGKVALPTID, from the coding sequence ATGTGTGGTCGCGCTTGCTACCGGTGTAGAAGCGTTGTTCAGAAGGCACAGGCTGCGGGCAAAGGATTCAACTGCTCTCCAGCGTGCCGCGCCGAGTATACCAAGACGCTACGGGGGCCAAAGAGCGCGAAGTACGCAAGAGTCTCTGTGCAATGCGCTCATTGCGGCAAACACCTGGAGAGGCCGGCGAACCAAGTGCAGGCGCATGGGCACCAGTTCTGTGATCGAGTCTGCTCAGGTGCGTGGAAGAAGACGCACCCCAGCCTCCCCAAGAAAACAGCGCCTTCTGCTTGCCTGACTTGCGGGAAGGAGTTTTACGCCAAGCCTTACGCGCAACGTCGAGGGCGCGGCAAATACTGCTCACGATCCTGTTACGCCGACTCCATCTCCCTCAACAATTCTGGCGACAATCACCCCCTTTGGCTGGGTGGCGGCGTAGAGTATCGGGGACCCAACTGGAGCAAGCAAAGAACCGAGGCGCGGAAGCGGGATGGAAACCGGTGCCGAAATTGCAATGCGTCCGCTCGGCTGCATGTCCACCACATCCGGCCATTCCGCAGCTTCGGCTATATCGTCGGCGTCAATGACGCCTACCTAGCCGCAAATGAATTGAGTAACCTGATTACTCTTTGCGCGAGCTGCCATAGAAAAGCAGAGCGGGGCAAGGTTGCCCTGCCTACAATTGATTAG
- a CDS encoding CopG family antitoxin, which translates to MPELTIITDMSQVPAFATEAEEADFWATHALAEHLLSAGNADSDLLPPTRPRKSNPTSLRLGTDLEQRLRHLAELKGTSYQTLLKEFVLERVYEEEKRLKII; encoded by the coding sequence ATGCCCGAACTGACCATCATCACCGACATGAGCCAGGTTCCCGCCTTCGCCACCGAAGCCGAGGAAGCCGACTTCTGGGCCACGCACGCCCTGGCCGAGCACCTCCTGAGCGCCGGGAACGCGGACAGCGACCTGCTGCCGCCCACACGCCCCCGGAAGTCCAACCCCACCAGCCTGCGCCTGGGCACGGACCTGGAGCAGCGGCTGCGCCACCTCGCGGAGCTGAAGGGCACCTCTTACCAGACCCTGCTGAAGGAGTTCGTGCTGGAGCGCGTCTACGAGGAAGAGAAGCGACTCAAGATCATCTGA